A genome region from Hippopotamus amphibius kiboko isolate mHipAmp2 chromosome 1, mHipAmp2.hap2, whole genome shotgun sequence includes the following:
- the PITHD1 gene encoding PITH domain-containing protein 1, with protein sequence MSHGHSHGGGGCRCAAEREEPPEQRGLAYGLYLRIDLERLQCLNESREGSGRGVFKPWEERTDRSKFVESDADEELLFNIPFTGNVKLKGIIIMGEDDDSHPSEMRLYKNIPQMSFDDTDREPDQTFSLNRDLTGELEYATKISRFSNVYHLSIHISKNFGADTTKVFYIGLRGEWTELRRHEVTICNYEASANPADHRVHQVTPQTHFIS encoded by the exons ATGTCGCACGGCCACAGCCACGGCGGGGGCGGCTGCCGTTGCGCCGCCGAACGGGAGGAGCCGCCCGAGCAGCGCGGCCTGGCCTACGGCCTGTACCTGCGCATCGACCTGGAGCGGCTGCAGTGCCTCAACGAGAGCCGCGAGGGCAGCGGCCGAGGCGTCTTCAAGCCGTGGGAGGAGCGCACCGACCGCTCCAAG ttTGTTGAAAGTGATGCAGATGAAGAGCTTCTGTTTAATATTCC ATTTACAGGCAATGTCAAGCTCAAAGGCATCATTATAATGGGAGAAGATGATGACTCACACCCCTCTGAGATGAGACT gTACAAGAACATTCCACAGATGTCCTTTGATGATACAGACAGGGAGCCAGATCAGACCTTTAGTCTGAACCGGGACCTCACAGGAGAGCTAGAGTATGCTACAAA AATTTCTCGTTTTTCAAATGTCTATCATCTCTCAATCCATATTTCAAAAAACTTTGGAGCTGATACCACAAAGGTCTTTTATATTGGCCTGAGAGGAGAATGGACTGAG CTTCGCCGACATGAGGTGACCATCTGCAATTATGAAGCATCAGCCAACCCAGCCGACCACAGGGTCCATCAGGTTACCCCACAGACACACTTTATTTCCTAA
- the LYPLA2 gene encoding acyl-protein thioesterase 2 isoform X5, with protein sequence MAGFPGLERKFRRGRPRGKSVCLCGRKRRIAREVSKPTGSEAPAVEPCGVCVVTPCLCPCSPMLPLCLELSGKRLRHSWADALSTIRLPHVKYICPHAPRIPVTLNMKMVMPSWFDLMGLSPDAPEDEAGIKKAAENIKALIEHEMKNGIPANRIVLGGFSQGGALSLYTALTCPHPLAGIVALSCWLPLHRAFPQAANGSAKDLTILQCHGELDPMVPVRFGALTAEKLRSVVTPARVQFKTYPGVMHSSCPQEMAAVKEFLEKLLPPV encoded by the exons ATGGCTGGGTTCCCGGGACTCGAACGGAAGTTCCGGCGGGGGCGGCCGAGGGGGaagagtgtgtgtctgtgcggGAGAAAGAGGAGAATCGCCCGAGAGGTCTCGAAACCCACAGGGAGTG AGGCCCCAGCCGTGGAGCCCTGTGGTGTATGTGTGGTAACACCATGTCTGTGCCCCTGCTCACCGATGCTGCCACTGTGTCTGGAGCTGAGCGGGAAACGGCTGCG GCACAGCTGGGCTGACGCCCTCTCCACCATCCGGCTCCCTCACGTCAAGTACATCTGTCCCCATGC GCCTCGGATCCCTGTGACACTCAACATGAAGATGGTGATGCCCTCCTG GTTTGACCTGATGGGGCTGAGTCCAGATGCCCCGGAGGACGAGGCTGGCATCAAGAAGGCAGCAGAGAACA TCAAGGCCTTGATTGAGCATGAGATGAAGAATGGGATCCCTGCCAATCGGATCGTCCTGGGAGGCTTTTCACag ggTGGAGCCCTGTCCCTCTACACAGccctcacctgcccccaccctctgGCTGGCATTGTGGCATTGAGCTGCTGGCTGCCTCTGCACCGGGCCTTCCCCCAG GCAGCCAACGGCAGTGCCAAGGACCTGACCATCCTTCAGTGCCATGGGGAGCTGGACCCCATGGTTCCCGTACGGTTTGGGGCCCTGACAGCCGAGAAGCTCCGGTCCGTTGTCACACCCGCCAGGGTCCAGTTCAAGACTTACCCAGGTGTCATGCACAGCTCCTGTCCTCAG GAGATGGCAGCTGTGAAGGAGTTTCTTGAGAAGCTGCTGCCTCCTGTCTAA
- the LYPLA2 gene encoding acyl-protein thioesterase 2 isoform X2, whose translation MAGFPGLERKFRRGRPRGKSVCLCGRKRRIAREVSKPTGSGGPSRGALWCMCGNTMSVPLLTDAATVSGAERETAAVIFLHGLGDTGHSWADALSTIRLPHVKYICPHAPRIPVTLNMKMVMPSWFDLMGLSPDAPEDEAGIKKAAENIKALIEHEMKNGIPANRIVLGGFSQGGALSLYTALTCPHPLAGIVALSCWLPLHRAFPQAANGSAKDLTILQCHGELDPMVPVRFGALTAEKLRSVVTPARVQFKTYPGVMHSSCPQVSAKRLLPTPTLLPPPSSLQPGASHDPPSPPGDGSCEGVS comes from the exons ATGGCTGGGTTCCCGGGACTCGAACGGAAGTTCCGGCGGGGGCGGCCGAGGGGGaagagtgtgtgtctgtgcggGAGAAAGAGGAGAATCGCCCGAGAGGTCTCGAAACCCACAGGGAGTGGAG GCCCCAGCCGTGGAGCCCTGTGGTGTATGTGTGGTAACACCATGTCTGTGCCCCTGCTCACCGATGCTGCCACTGTGTCTGGAGCTGAGCGGGAAACGGCTGCG GTTATTTTTTTACATGGCCTTGGAGACACAGG GCACAGCTGGGCTGACGCCCTCTCCACCATCCGGCTCCCTCACGTCAAGTACATCTGTCCCCATGC GCCTCGGATCCCTGTGACACTCAACATGAAGATGGTGATGCCCTCCTG GTTTGACCTGATGGGGCTGAGTCCAGATGCCCCGGAGGACGAGGCTGGCATCAAGAAGGCAGCAGAGAACA TCAAGGCCTTGATTGAGCATGAGATGAAGAATGGGATCCCTGCCAATCGGATCGTCCTGGGAGGCTTTTCACag ggTGGAGCCCTGTCCCTCTACACAGccctcacctgcccccaccctctgGCTGGCATTGTGGCATTGAGCTGCTGGCTGCCTCTGCACCGGGCCTTCCCCCAG GCAGCCAACGGCAGTGCCAAGGACCTGACCATCCTTCAGTGCCATGGGGAGCTGGACCCCATGGTTCCCGTACGGTTTGGGGCCCTGACAGCCGAGAAGCTCCGGTCCGTTGTCACACCCGCCAGGGTCCAGTTCAAGACTTACCCAGGTGTCATGCACAGCTCCTGTCCTCAGGTCAGTGCTAAGAGGCTGcttcccactcccaccctcctccctcctccctcctctctccagccAGGAGCCTCTCACGATCCCCCGTCACCCCCAGGAGATGGCAGCTGTGAAGGAGTTTCTTGA
- the LYPLA2 gene encoding acyl-protein thioesterase 2 isoform X3: protein MAGFPGLERKFRRGRPRGKSVCLCGRKRRIAREVSKPTGSGGPSRGALWCMCGNTMSVPLLTDAATVSGAERETAAVIFLHGLGDTGHSWADALSTIRLPHVKYICPHAPRIPVTLNMKMVMPSWFDLMGLSPDAPEDEAGIKKAAENIKALIEHEMKNGIPANRIVLGGFSQGGALSLYTALTCPHPLAGIVALSCWLPLHRAFPQAANGSAKDLTILQCHGELDPMVPVRFGALTAEKLRSVVTPARVQFKTYPGVMHSSCPQEMAAVKEFLEKLLPPV, encoded by the exons ATGGCTGGGTTCCCGGGACTCGAACGGAAGTTCCGGCGGGGGCGGCCGAGGGGGaagagtgtgtgtctgtgcggGAGAAAGAGGAGAATCGCCCGAGAGGTCTCGAAACCCACAGGGAGTGGAG GCCCCAGCCGTGGAGCCCTGTGGTGTATGTGTGGTAACACCATGTCTGTGCCCCTGCTCACCGATGCTGCCACTGTGTCTGGAGCTGAGCGGGAAACGGCTGCG GTTATTTTTTTACATGGCCTTGGAGACACAGG GCACAGCTGGGCTGACGCCCTCTCCACCATCCGGCTCCCTCACGTCAAGTACATCTGTCCCCATGC GCCTCGGATCCCTGTGACACTCAACATGAAGATGGTGATGCCCTCCTG GTTTGACCTGATGGGGCTGAGTCCAGATGCCCCGGAGGACGAGGCTGGCATCAAGAAGGCAGCAGAGAACA TCAAGGCCTTGATTGAGCATGAGATGAAGAATGGGATCCCTGCCAATCGGATCGTCCTGGGAGGCTTTTCACag ggTGGAGCCCTGTCCCTCTACACAGccctcacctgcccccaccctctgGCTGGCATTGTGGCATTGAGCTGCTGGCTGCCTCTGCACCGGGCCTTCCCCCAG GCAGCCAACGGCAGTGCCAAGGACCTGACCATCCTTCAGTGCCATGGGGAGCTGGACCCCATGGTTCCCGTACGGTTTGGGGCCCTGACAGCCGAGAAGCTCCGGTCCGTTGTCACACCCGCCAGGGTCCAGTTCAAGACTTACCCAGGTGTCATGCACAGCTCCTGTCCTCAG GAGATGGCAGCTGTGAAGGAGTTTCTTGAGAAGCTGCTGCCTCCTGTCTAA
- the LYPLA2 gene encoding acyl-protein thioesterase 2 isoform X4, whose translation MCGNTMSVPLLTDAATVSGAERETAAVIFLHGLGDTGHSWADALSTIRLPHVKYICPHAPRIPVTLNMKMVMPSWFDLMGLSPDAPEDEAGIKKAAENIKALIEHEMKNGIPANRIVLGGFSQGGALSLYTALTCPHPLAGIVALSCWLPLHRAFPQAANGSAKDLTILQCHGELDPMVPVRFGALTAEKLRSVVTPARVQFKTYPGVMHSSCPQVSAKRLLPTPTLLPPPSSLQPGASHDPPSPPGDGSCEGVS comes from the exons ATGTGTGGTAACACCATGTCTGTGCCCCTGCTCACCGATGCTGCCACTGTGTCTGGAGCTGAGCGGGAAACGGCTGCG GTTATTTTTTTACATGGCCTTGGAGACACAGG GCACAGCTGGGCTGACGCCCTCTCCACCATCCGGCTCCCTCACGTCAAGTACATCTGTCCCCATGC GCCTCGGATCCCTGTGACACTCAACATGAAGATGGTGATGCCCTCCTG GTTTGACCTGATGGGGCTGAGTCCAGATGCCCCGGAGGACGAGGCTGGCATCAAGAAGGCAGCAGAGAACA TCAAGGCCTTGATTGAGCATGAGATGAAGAATGGGATCCCTGCCAATCGGATCGTCCTGGGAGGCTTTTCACag ggTGGAGCCCTGTCCCTCTACACAGccctcacctgcccccaccctctgGCTGGCATTGTGGCATTGAGCTGCTGGCTGCCTCTGCACCGGGCCTTCCCCCAG GCAGCCAACGGCAGTGCCAAGGACCTGACCATCCTTCAGTGCCATGGGGAGCTGGACCCCATGGTTCCCGTACGGTTTGGGGCCCTGACAGCCGAGAAGCTCCGGTCCGTTGTCACACCCGCCAGGGTCCAGTTCAAGACTTACCCAGGTGTCATGCACAGCTCCTGTCCTCAGGTCAGTGCTAAGAGGCTGcttcccactcccaccctcctccctcctccctcctctctccagccAGGAGCCTCTCACGATCCCCCGTCACCCCCAGGAGATGGCAGCTGTGAAGGAGTTTCTTGA
- the LYPLA2 gene encoding acyl-protein thioesterase 2 isoform X1: protein MCGNTMSVPLLTDAATVSGAERETAAVIFLHGLGDTGHSWADALSTIRLPHVKYICPHAPRIPVTLNMKMVMPSWFDLMGLSPDAPEDEAGIKKAAENIKALIEHEMKNGIPANRIVLGGFSQGGALSLYTALTCPHPLAGIVALSCWLPLHRAFPQAANGSAKDLTILQCHGELDPMVPVRFGALTAEKLRSVVTPARVQFKTYPGVMHSSCPQEMAAVKEFLEKLLPPV, encoded by the exons ATGTGTGGTAACACCATGTCTGTGCCCCTGCTCACCGATGCTGCCACTGTGTCTGGAGCTGAGCGGGAAACGGCTGCG GTTATTTTTTTACATGGCCTTGGAGACACAGG GCACAGCTGGGCTGACGCCCTCTCCACCATCCGGCTCCCTCACGTCAAGTACATCTGTCCCCATGC GCCTCGGATCCCTGTGACACTCAACATGAAGATGGTGATGCCCTCCTG GTTTGACCTGATGGGGCTGAGTCCAGATGCCCCGGAGGACGAGGCTGGCATCAAGAAGGCAGCAGAGAACA TCAAGGCCTTGATTGAGCATGAGATGAAGAATGGGATCCCTGCCAATCGGATCGTCCTGGGAGGCTTTTCACag ggTGGAGCCCTGTCCCTCTACACAGccctcacctgcccccaccctctgGCTGGCATTGTGGCATTGAGCTGCTGGCTGCCTCTGCACCGGGCCTTCCCCCAG GCAGCCAACGGCAGTGCCAAGGACCTGACCATCCTTCAGTGCCATGGGGAGCTGGACCCCATGGTTCCCGTACGGTTTGGGGCCCTGACAGCCGAGAAGCTCCGGTCCGTTGTCACACCCGCCAGGGTCCAGTTCAAGACTTACCCAGGTGTCATGCACAGCTCCTGTCCTCAG GAGATGGCAGCTGTGAAGGAGTTTCTTGAGAAGCTGCTGCCTCCTGTCTAA
- the GALE gene encoding UDP-glucose 4-epimerase: MAEKVLVTGGAGYIGSHTVLELLEAGYLPVVIDNFHNATRGGGSMPESLRRVQELTGRSVEFEEMDILDQAALQSLFKKHSFTAVIHFAGLKAVGESVQKPLDYYRVNLTGTIQLLEIMRAHGVKNLVFSSSATVYGNPQYLPLDEAHPTGGCTNPYGKSKFFIEEMIRDLCQADKAWNAVLLRYFNPIGAHASGRIGEDPQGIPNNLMPYVSQVAIGRREALNVFGNDYDTEDGTGVRDYIHVVDLAKGHTAALRKLKEQCGCRIYNLGTGTGYSVLQMVEAMEKASGKKIPYKVVARREGDVAACYANPSLALKELGWSAALGLDRMCEDLWRWQKQNPSGFGAQA, encoded by the exons ATGGCAGAGAAGGTGCTGGTAACAGGTGGGGCCGGCTACATCGGCAGCCACACCGTGCTGGAGCTGCTGGAGGCGGGCTATTTGCCCGTGGTCATCGACAACTTCCATAACGCCACTCGTg GTGGGGGCTCCATGCCTGAGAGCTTGCGGCGGGTTCAGGAGCTCACGGGCCGCTCTGTGGAGTTTGAGGAGATGGACATCTTGGACCAGGCAGCCCTACAGAGTCTCTTTAAGAAG CACAGCTTCACGGCAGTCATCCACTTTGCTGGGCTCAAGGCTGTGGGTGAGTCAGTGCAGAAGCCTCTGGATTATTACAGAGTTAACCTGACAGGAACCATCCAGCTTCTGGAG ATCATGAGGGCACACGGGGTGAAGAACCTGGTGTTCAGCAGCTCAGCTACCGTGTACGGGAACCCGCAGTACCTGCccctggatgaggcccaccccaCAGGTGGCTGTACGAATCCCTACGGCAAGTCCAAGTTCTTCATCGAGGAAATGATCCGGGACCTGTGCCAGGCAGACAAG GCCTGGAATGCAGTGCTGCTGCGATATTTCAACCCCATAGGCGCCCACGCCTCAGGCCGCATCGGCGAGGATCCCCAGGGCATCCCCAATAACCTCATGCCCTATGTCTCCCAG GTGGCGATTGGGCGGCGGGAGGCACTGAATGTCTTTGGCAACGACTATGACACAGAGGATGGCACAG GTGTCCGGGATTACATTCATGTCGTGGATCTGGCCAAGGGCCACACTGCAGCCTTGAGGAAGCTGAAGGAGCAGTGTGGCTGCCGG ATCTACAACCTGGGCACGGGCACGGGCTATTCGGTGCTACAGATGGTCGAGGCCATGGAGAAGGCCTCAGGGAAGAAG ATCCCATACAAGGTGGTGGCCCGGCGGGAAGGTGATGTGGCTGCCTGTTACGCCAACCCCAGCCTGGCCCTCAAGGAGCTGGGCTGGTCAGCAGCCTTAGGGCTGGACAGGATGT GTGAAGATCTATGGCGCTGGCAGAAGCAGAATCCTTCAGGCTTTGGCGCGCAGGCCTGA